A single genomic interval of Lathyrus oleraceus cultivar Zhongwan6 chromosome 7, CAAS_Psat_ZW6_1.0, whole genome shotgun sequence harbors:
- the LOC127107309 gene encoding senescence-specific cysteine protease SAG39, giving the protein MVSNNQKQYMCVLFLILALNITNVMSRKLQQSTSSPSLEERHEQWMTEYSKVYNDDAEKDKRFMIFKDNVEFIESFNDANNKPYKLSVNHLADLTLDEFKASRNGYKKRSSTTELTSTSFMYEDVTSIPASVDWRVKGAVTPIKDQGQCGSCWAFSTVAATEGINQITTGKLVSLSEQELVDCDTKGEDQGCEGGLMEDGFEFIIKNGGITSETNYPYKATDGSCNTATTVPVAKIKGYEKVPVNSEDALLKAVANQPISVSIDASDSSFMFYSHGIYTGECGTELDHGVTAVGYGSANGTDYWLVKNSWGTVWGEKGYIRMQRGIAAKEGLCGIAMDSSYPTA; this is encoded by the exons ATGGTTTCTAACAACCAAAAACAATACATGTGTGTTCTGTTCCTCATCCTTGCTCTCAATATCACCAATGTAATGTCCCGAAAGCTGCAACAATCAACATCATCACCATCCTTAGAAGAAAGACACGAGCAATGGATGACAGAATATAGCAAAGTGTATAATGATGATGCTGAGAAAGACAAACGTTTCATGATATTCAAGGACAATGTTGAATTCATTGAATCATTCAATGATGCCAACAACAAACCTTACAAACTAAGTGTTAATCACCTTGCTGATTTGACTCTTGACGAATTTAAAGCTTCTCGTAATGGTTACAAAAAGAGGTCTTCTACTACTGAGTTAACTTCAACATCATTTATGTATGAAGATGTTACTTCTATTCCAGCATCTGTAGATTGGAGGGTAAAAGGAGCTGTTACTCCAATCAAGGACCAAGGTCAATGTG GGAGTTGCTGGGCATTTTCAACTGTTGCTGCAACTGAAGGTATCAACCAAATAACAACAGGTAAACTAGTATCTCTCTCAGAACAAGAGCTAGTTGATTGTGACACAAAAGGTGAAGACCAAGGTTGTGAAGGAGGTTTAATGGAAGATGGATTTGAATTTATCATTAAAAATGGTGGAATCACAAGTGAGACGAATTACCCTTATAAAGCAACTGATGGAAGTTGTAACACTGCAACAACCGTTCCTGTTGCTAAGATTAAAGGATACGAGAAAGTTCCGGTTAACAGTGAGGATGCACTTCTCAAAGCTGTGGCTAACCAACCAATATCAGTTTCTATTGATGCTAGTGATTCAAGTTTCATGTTTTATTCGCATGGAATTTATACAGGAGAATGCGGAACTGAGTTAGATCATGGCGTTACTGCTGTTGGTTATGGAAGTGCAAATGGTACTGACTATTGGTTGGTTAAGAATTCATGGGGAACAGTGTGGGGTGAGAAAGGATACATAAGAATGCAAAGAGGTATAGCTGCTAAGGAAGGCTTGTGTGGCATTGCCATGGATTCTTCATATCCAACTGCTTAA